The sequence below is a genomic window from Hippocampus zosterae strain Florida chromosome 15, ASM2543408v3, whole genome shotgun sequence.
AGCCTCTCCTCGGGCTACGCGAACATAACGGCCCCGCTGAACTTCTGGGGTGGAAAAAGGAAGGCgagcaaagaaagaaacaatGGGGAAAACGTATTCGAGCCTGCAACAGGTAATGAAATTCAACTAAAAGATCCATTTGGCTTTTAATATTGCCTTTAACATTCGGGATACATTTAATGCGCATTACTTTAtgtatttgcatttattttgttgttttacatcACGTGGCTTCAAACAGTAAGACTCATGCAACTCTGACTTAAACAGATCTGCATACATTACACACCACTTCTCATCTACCATCACTTGGAAAAGAAAATACTAATTCTTTCCATTTTAAAGTGATGCATATTTTTCACAGATTTAACACCAGTATCGCATTACGTGTTATTTAAGAGGTTACTACTTATTCAAGTACTGAATACAACTGATCATCAACAGGCGTGATGGCCTAAAAGTTAGCTGGCTGCTTCCTTGGAGCGTTCTGTTGTTCATTAACTCAATACCAAGGAAGAAAGACGTGTAATGATTTTAGTGAAACAGTTGTTGTTGGGCAACAATCTGGGAGGCGTTATAAGACAAAACAGTTTTAGTTCGTTGTTCCACACAATGGGAAGGAGTGTTCACATCttcaaaaaaatccaatgttTCCAAGAGAACGCGTCTTAActccaaaacaaaatatgtcaaCATGGCTTATCCGTTTGTGGGAAATGTTTGCCCATTACAGACAAACGCATgtttaccaccccccccccaaaaaaacaaaacaacaactgagtATATCAGCACACAGATCTTATACATACTAAAAACTGTCAAGCCCTGTGATGGAGGAGTGATTATTTGGGCTTGCTTTTTAACCAGAGAACCTGGGCACCTTTAGTTCAGTCATTAACTCCTCAATAGACTAAAATAGACAAGAGTCAAATGTGAGTCAGTCTGGCAAGAAAAAAGATGAGTCACAGTTGGGTCATGCAAAAGGGGTGTGATCCCACCACCAGTTAATCTACAAGAGAatggctgaaagaaaaaaaaaggagcgggAATCAATGTGTCGCAATTGGACAAAGTCCAGACCTCATTCTGATGAAATGCTGTGGCGGTACCTTGAATGACGTGTGCAAAACTCaatgaacaaaagaaatgtAATTTCAAGAAGAGGGGGTCAAGATATATCCACTGTGATATGACGGACCGATAACACCAGAGTGAAAATAATTACCTGTACTTCAAGTTATTGAATCATTGGGCGTGCTGCCTCGGAATTTCTTATAGCGGTTAAATAAAGCCGTGTGTTGTTCAGCAAAAATTCTTTTCCGATTATAAGATCGAGATGATTTGTATTGACCTAAGTACTGAACTTTGCCCGCAACGGTTGAATCGAGGCAACCGGACATTTCTTGTTTGTTCAgtcttcaacaaacaagaaaaattcCGGTTGCCTCGATTCCCCGCTAGCAGTTTACCATGACCTGGATTAACGACAGTCTACACAGACAATTGAACTTTGTGTTCAACTTACTTTATTTTGCAGGGCGCGTCTTGTGCACGTTGGAGCCATGTGGTTCCACAGAGGTAGGCCAAGCTGTCGAGGCGGCCAAGTCAGCCTTTGGTTCTTGGAGTAAAATGTCTGGGATGGAGAGAGCAAGGGTGATGATAGAAGCTGCTCACACCATTGAggtgtgtttcatttttttgttccttaCCTTCACTGCAGTCTAGACGTcttttcactcactcactcccaaagacgtttttaaacgtcttttcagacttggtctagaattggctggtactgaatgagttttaaatgaCAGATTAATGAATAATGGGACTACATAAATTGTTATTCTGTTCTAATTATATAGTGTCCTGTTGGCTGGGatgtctgtttattttatttttttaccttaagGTTAAGCAGctgtggttgtttgaaagtgctctataaataaagctgagtTGAGCTTCTGCCTGTAAGGCTGCATTTGACCTCTTATTTTGCTCGTCATGCACAGAAAAGGAGAGAGGAGATTGCCGAAATGGAAGTAGTAAACAATGGGAAATCCATCACAGAGGCCCGTCTGGACGTGGACTCAGCCCGATTGTGTATCGAGTACTATGCGGGACTGTCCAGCACCCTTTCGGGTTTGTACACCACAACGTGGGAGTTCAACCACTTTAAGAGAGACAAAAAACACGACATGCTGCCCTTTCACATCTATATTTCTCAATACAGTTTAGTAACAAAGTCAAATTGTTCAAATGAGTGCGTTTCGGTTGTCTTGTTTTGAATTTGCCCAGGCCAGCATGTGCAGTTGCCAGGTGGATCTTTCGCCTACACACGTAGGGAGCCTTTGGGCGTATGTGTCGGCATCGGTGCTTGGAATTACCCTTTCCAGATTGCTGCCTGGAAATCGGCCCCAGCACTGGCCTGTGGTATGGGATTTTCTTTCCCCAAAACACTCTGCCCCGAAAATATATTTGACCAATAAATGACACTGTAGCTAGATGATGCAGTGAAGTGGAACCGCAAAGGTTGGACACGCAATCCTTTCCAACAGGGCCCAACCCATAAACCCCTTTGTTACCCCTTGTCGCTCAAAACAAGCAACATTTTGATTGACTTTGTCATGTaggagtgtaaaaataagttcaaAGTAACAATCCCAACCAAAAGAAGACTGTCTTTGTTCTGATAACGATGTATTGTGACGCCTGTTTTGCCGCTGTTAATATGAGTGCCCATATTTTTCCGAACTTCCTATGTGTACTCGTCTCTTCTCTCAATCTCCTTTTAACATCAGTTGTTGAGTTCACTCTTTTATGAAAATaggataaaaatacataattcaGAGAATTCTGAATTGTACATCCTCGGGGACTTTGTCTTATATTGCAGACATAGCCcatgtcaatcattttttttctctcttgcgtTTCATGAATCAGGCAACACAATGGTGTTCAAGCCATCCCCGGTGACACCTGTGACAGCGGTCATGTTGGCAGAGATCTTTGCTGAAGCAGGAGCTCCAGAGGGACTCCTCAACGTGGTGCAGGGGGGGCAGGAGACAGGAAGTTTACTCTGCCACCACCCTGACGTGGCAAAGGTCTCCTTCACTGGGAGTGTGACAACTGGACAGAAAGTGAGTTTAAAATTATAGACTGTgtggtatttgtgtgtgtgtgtggggggagggggggtctgtCCCTCAAGGACTTGATAGTTaggataaaaagaaaataatggaaatcGGGTCTACGGGAAGTAGGACTGGATTTGATAAACGCGAGTCAGTTTCCTCAGCACTGTTCGTGTGCATGCCTGTCAAATAATTTCGTGCATGTGCGCACACAGAAAGAACATCATTGCCCTAAAACTAGCATTCACACATAATTTAGAGTCTTCTATCcatttaaaatgcatgttttaggaatataGGAGGACATGAGAGTCCCTGGACAAAAACCAGGGAAGCATAGAGGAGAAGGTGTCAAGGCACTTGCCGCGTTCCGAGGAAGAGGCAATCATCTGCCCCACCGTGCTACCTCACTCCTacggttttaaaaaatgtgcacactgTGATGTTCCTTCATCCTTCCTCCTTCatgtgcagacacacacaacaaagtgaAATCACTCGAAAAACTGCCCAAAAACTACATTTTATATACTCTGTGTGGATCCTTCccaatataccggtatatatatttttttacctaaATAGAATCATTAAATAGGCGGCccgttggtccagtggtttgcgcatcgacgtcacagtgcagaggctgtgggttcgatcctggctccggatCGAAcccagagtttgcatgttcttcccgggccggcgtggcttttttccgggtactccgttttcctcccacattccaaaaacatgaatggcaggctgattgaacactcaaaaaattggccctaggtgtgagcgtgagtgcagatggttgttcgtctctgtatgtcctaaaattggctggcaaccagttccgggtgtccgccgcctactgcccgaagagggctgggataggctccagcatgccccatgacccttgtgaggataaaacggatctgaaaatggatggatggatggatggatggatggatgggatagAATCATTAAATTCTACTAAAAGTGCAATGTACTTGACATTCTGAGCAGGAATGTTGCACTGTGGGATTTCACTCTTGCTACTAGAAGTTATGGAACATGTCAGCTTACCGCCACCATGTGACAATTGAACTCGATTTGAAATAACCAATGGCTATTTTATTGTGTGATTCCACAGATAATGGAAATGGCATCCAAAGGGATCAAACCAGTGACATTAGAGCTTGGTGGGAAATCCCCACTGCTCATATTTGAGGACAGTGACATTGAGAACGCTGTACGGGGCGCTCTAATGGCCAACTTCCTTTCTCAAGGCCAGGTAGAATGGACTTCCCTTCAAGTCATACCACGAAATGAAACTACAAAGTCATGTCAGTTTGTGCTTGTGCGACATCACAGGTTTGTAGCAATGGCACAAGAGTTTTTGTCCAGAAGGAAATTCTGCATGAATTTGTGGATGAAGTTGTCAAAAGGACCCAGGCCATTGAAATTGGCGACCCGCTATTGGAGACTACCAAAATGGGAGCACTGGTCAGCCGGCCACATCTTGACAAAGTCCTCGCCTTTGTGGAACAGGCGAAAAAGGAGGTATGACTGAAGAGTGTCGTTTAGCGAATTGTGACAACTAGCAAAAATTCAATGAGTCatcacaaaaggggaaaaaaaacgtttttttccccttttgtcatttatattcacattaataatagaAATCAATCTACAGGTTGGCCATCACATCATATTCCTTTAGCAAGCTTGATTTGTTCATTTTAAGTGTTGCAATTAAACAGCAAATGTAAAGATTACTAAATTTCACCTTGACTAAACCTTATACGCCATATAAAAATATCAAGACATGAGCCCTTTTcgatttcaaaatgaaaaaaaaaaactaagagacTGACTCACAACTTCATTTATCCCAAGTGTTTGATGGGATCTAGTGCAAATTCTTTCTCCAAACTCATCCAACTCATCCAATCTAATATTGGTTTCCTTCAAtttcatttatatttcaaaacATCTTTCTAGGGGGCCACTGTATTGTGTGGGGGTGAAGCCTTCGTCCCTTCAGACGCTAAACTCAGACATGGATACTACATGACGCCATGCGTTCTGGGTAAGATTGTCTgtttaccccccccacccccctcccagtCATATTTAGGTTTCAAATGGGATGttattagttgttgtttttttgtccacatTCTCATCCGTGCCGTTTTCCCACTAGCCAACTGCAGAGATGACATGACCTGCGTAAAGGAGGAGATCTTTGGTCCCGTCATGTCTGTGTTGTCATTCAACACAGAAAAGGAGGTGCTGCAGCGAGCCAATGACACCACAATGGGATTAGCTGCAGGAGTTTTCACTAGGTTAGGATTGGACGCTGCATATGGGGACAAAAATGGCCGACAGGATCGATCTCTTCACCAACAACGCAACAGCTACaattttctatccatccatctattttgtcatccgtttatcctcacaagggccgtgggCCTGCCGgaccctgtcccagctgtcttcaggcagtaggcggtggacaccctgaacacattaacaaacaatcattcacactcaaaaacactcttagagacaatttagtgttccattaacctgccacgcatgttttgggaatgtgggaggaaaccggagtacccggagaaaacccatgcaaggcacggggagaacatgcaaactccacacagaaaagccGGAGCCAGAACCGAACCCTGAAACTCTGCATTATGAGGCCGACTTGCAAACCAATCAACCACTGCGCCGCCCTGCTACGATCTTAATAGATAAAATGAGATCAAGGTGaaaccaaccccccaaaaaagcaaaataatggGCCGCAAACCCAGAACCCACAATTGAGGGTGGCTTTGTATACATAATAATTGACCAAAAGTGTGCACCACAACCAGATAACAAGTTGACCAGACTTTTAGTATCACACACTCTTTTAAATATTGTCACTTGTGTATTCAGGGATGTGCAGCGTGCCCACCGTGTGGTTGAACAACTCAAAGCT
It includes:
- the aldh9a1b gene encoding 4-trimethylaminobutyraldehyde dehydrogenase B; the protein is MLQRATPLSAAVRSLSSGYANITAPLNFWGGKRKASKERNNGENVFEPATGRVLCTLEPCGSTEVGQAVEAAKSAFGSWSKMSGMERARVMIEAAHTIEKRREEIAEMEVVNNGKSITEARLDVDSARLCIEYYAGLSSTLSGQHVQLPGGSFAYTRREPLGVCVGIGAWNYPFQIAAWKSAPALACGNTMVFKPSPVTPVTAVMLAEIFAEAGAPEGLLNVVQGGQETGSLLCHHPDVAKVSFTGSVTTGQKIMEMASKGIKPVTLELGGKSPLLIFEDSDIENAVRGALMANFLSQGQVCSNGTRVFVQKEILHEFVDEVVKRTQAIEIGDPLLETTKMGALVSRPHLDKVLAFVEQAKKEGATVLCGGEAFVPSDAKLRHGYYMTPCVLANCRDDMTCVKEEIFGPVMSVLSFNTEKEVLQRANDTTMGLAAGVFTRDVQRAHRVVEQLKAGSCFINNYNITPVEVPFGGFKMSGIGRENGQVTIEHYSQLKTVYVEMGDVDSLF